The Listeria welshimeri serovar 6b str. SLCC5334 genome has a window encoding:
- a CDS encoding recombinase family protein, whose protein sequence is MIIGYARISTQHQKFDSQINSLQKFGCDTIFTECTSGRKTDRPELKKALKKLKAGDTFVIYKLDRLSRGTKHLLQLMEEFNEKNVNFISIQNNIDTSTSMGKFFFTIMSAFAEMEADLIRERVLSGLDTAKENGVKLGRPQKQIDIKKIVTLYTTDNRTVTDIAKLMNLSRPTIYKHLKEQKILQIKD, encoded by the coding sequence TTCTCAAATAAATTCATTACAGAAATTCGGTTGCGATACTATTTTTACTGAGTGTACGAGTGGTAGAAAAACCGACCGACCAGAATTAAAAAAAGCTTTGAAAAAATTAAAAGCTGGAGACACGTTTGTTATCTATAAATTAGACAGACTTTCACGAGGGACAAAGCATTTATTACAACTTATGGAAGAATTCAATGAAAAGAACGTAAATTTTATTAGTATTCAAAACAATATTGACACCAGTACCTCGATGGGTAAGTTTTTCTTTACTATCATGAGTGCTTTTGCTGAAATGGAAGCTGATCTTATTCGAGAAAGAGTCCTATCTGGTCTTGATACAGCAAAAGAAAACGGAGTTAAGTTAGGAAGACCTCAAAAGCAAATAGACATTAAAAAAATCGTAACACTTTATACTACTGATAATAGAACGGTTACAGATATTGCTAAATTAATGAATCTTTCTCGTCCAACTATTTATAAGCATCTCAAAGAACAAAAAATCCTTCAAATAAAGGACTGA